From the Cryptomeria japonica chromosome 2, Sugi_1.0, whole genome shotgun sequence genome, one window contains:
- the LOC131056060 gene encoding uncharacterized protein LOC131056060 codes for MADGISLPTCVVCMEDLGANGGPASLTCGHNGCLECLQELQLRLDVPFCPLCRTPFDPNLNLRLNIDLNDALERMKKMPHVERYAASQINSFSESKRGLPLPKETGPWVQVSVSQKGHSSSVDHASCDANSDINRGSQATMPETPPPEVNLRNIISGLYTIVTGRNISDPHQEEPGRNILAPHQEEIPDTTSELSSEETDITTLWPEVNLPSAPPILHVDEDDSHIIQAILEAEPPQWVPDSFAFCCMRCEAPFKPLVCGRHHCRFCGGIFCRACSMGKCLLPVKFRERNPQRVCDLCYEKLEHLQSFLIKYVSNASQLATHDVIDWTCLRGWVNTPLGLSMEQEIYKSSNVLRHYCKIARLKAEGSIPVCVLQGAKGLAILTVAKAGMVLTYKLGTGLVIARRENGSWSAPSAILSFGLGWGAQVGGELTDFVIVLRNSAAVKAFSSRMHFSFGGGLSAAAGPLGRAVEADLRAGDEGIAACYTYSCSKGAFVGLSLEGNIVALRSKTNTLFYGDPYLTPTDILLGSVESPRAAAPLYNALNDLFQCLEG; via the exons ATGGCAGATGGCATCAGTCTTCCAACATGTGTGGTGTGTATGGAGGACCTTGGGGCCAATGGTGGACCTGCGTCTTTAACTTGTGGTCACAATGGTTGTCTAGAGTGTTTACAAGAG CTGCAGTTGCGCTTGGATGTACCCTTTTGTCCCCTTTGTCGTACACCATTTGATCCTAATTTGAATCTTAGATTGAACATTGATTTGAATGATGCACtggaaagaatgaagaaaatgCCACATGTAGAGAGATATGCAGCCTCTCAAATAAATTCATTCAGTGAGTCAAAGAGAGGCCTTCCATTGCCGAAAGAAACCGGCCCCTGGGTACAAGTATCAGTTTCACAGAAAGGACATTCATCTTCTGTTGATCATGCCTCATGTGATGCAAATTCTGATATCAATAGAGGTTCTCAAGCAACAATGCCAGAAACCCCCCCGCCCGAAGTAAATTTAAGGAATATTATAAGTGGTTTATATACAATTGTAACAGGGAGAAATATATCAGATCCCCATCAAGAAGAACCAGGGAGAAATATATTAGCTCCTCATCAAGAAGAAATACCGGACACTACATCTGAGCTATCATCTGAAGAAACAGACATTACTACATTGTGGCCAGAAGTTAACTTGCCAAGTGCACCACCCATCCTGCATGTAGATGAGGATGATAGTCACATTATTCAAGCAATTTTGGAAGCAGAGCCACCTCAGTGGGTTCCTGATAGTTTTGCTTTCTGTTGTATGCGCTGTGAGGCACCCTTCAAGCCACTTGTTTGTGGAAGGCATCATTGTCGTTTCTGTGGAGGAATATTTTGCAGAGCATGTTCAATGGGAAAATGCCTGTTGCCTGTAAAATTTAGAGAGCGAAACCCACAAAGAGTTTGTGATTTGTGTTATGAGAAGTTGGAACATTTGCAGAGTTTCTTGATAAAGTATGTGAGCAATGCTTCTCAGTTAGCAACACATGATGTCATTGACTGGACCTGTCTGAGAGGATGGGTGAATACTCCTTTGGGCTTGTCAATGGAGCAGGAGATCTACAAGTCGAGCAATGTTTTGAGACATTATTGCAAG ATTGCGAGGCTGAAGGCAGAAGGGTCCATACCTGTTTGTGTTTTACAAGGAGCTAAAGGATTGGCAATCTTAACAGTTGCAAAAGCTGGCATGGTTCTCACCTACAAATTAGGCACTGGTTTAGTTATTGCTCGACGAGAAAATGGTTCCTGGTCAGCACCATCAGCAATATTGTCCTTTGGTTTAGGTTGGGGTGCACAG GTTGGTGGGGAGCTTACAGATTTTGTTATTGTGCTCCGCAATTCTGCTGCAGTCAAAGCCTTCAGTAGTCGAATGCATTTCTCTTTTGGAGGTGGATTAAGTGCAGCAGCTGGACCATTAGGTAGAGCTGTAGAGGCAGATCTCCGAGCTGGAGATGAAGGAATAGCTGCCTGTTATACATACAGTTGTAGCAAAG GTGCTTTTGTTGGATTGTCACTAGAGGGAAATATTGTTGCTTTACGATCAAAGACAAACACACTATTCTATGGGGATCCATATCTTACACCTACTGATATTCTCCTCGGTTCAGTGGAAAGCCCAAGGGCAGCAGCACCTTTATACAATGCTTTGAATGATCTGTTTCAGTGTTTGGAAGGATGA